One Nonomuraea angiospora DNA segment encodes these proteins:
- the trpA gene encoding tryptophan synthase subunit alpha has translation MTTLQTVFAKAKADNRAALVGYLPAGFPSKGGDVAAAAALVEAGCDVIEIGLPYSDPLMDGPTIQDAVHRSLVNGTRIADVLRTVEGVAATGAATLVMTYWNPIDKYGAERFARDLADAGGVGTITPDLTPEESEPWRAASASAGIDTVFLVAPSSTEQRIKAVVDCCTGFVYAASLMGVTGARESVNVAAEGLVERTRAHTDLPVCVGLGVGTGAQAAEVAAYADGVIVGSAFIRRILDASDEAEGRASIATLARDMASGVRR, from the coding sequence ATGACGACTCTTCAGACGGTTTTCGCCAAGGCGAAGGCGGACAACCGGGCCGCGCTCGTCGGCTACCTGCCCGCGGGCTTCCCCTCCAAGGGCGGCGACGTCGCCGCGGCCGCGGCCCTGGTCGAGGCCGGCTGCGACGTCATCGAGATCGGCCTGCCCTACTCCGACCCGCTCATGGACGGGCCGACGATCCAGGACGCGGTGCACCGCTCGCTGGTCAACGGCACGCGCATCGCCGACGTGCTGCGCACGGTCGAGGGCGTCGCCGCCACCGGAGCGGCCACGCTCGTCATGACGTACTGGAACCCCATCGACAAGTACGGCGCCGAGCGGTTCGCCCGCGACCTCGCCGATGCGGGCGGCGTGGGCACGATCACGCCCGACCTGACGCCCGAGGAGTCGGAGCCGTGGCGGGCGGCGTCCGCGTCCGCGGGCATCGACACGGTGTTCCTGGTGGCGCCCAGCTCGACCGAGCAGCGCATCAAGGCCGTCGTCGACTGCTGCACGGGCTTCGTGTACGCGGCCTCGCTGATGGGCGTCACCGGCGCCAGGGAGAGCGTCAACGTCGCCGCCGAGGGCCTGGTCGAGCGGACCCGGGCCCACACGGACCTGCCGGTGTGCGTGGGCCTCGGCGTGGGCACGGGCGCGCAGGCGGCCGAGGTGGCGGCCTACGCCGACGGGGTGATCGTGGGGTCGGCGTTCATCCGCCGCATCCTCGACGCGTCCGACGAGGCCGAGGGCCGGGCCTCCATCGCCACCCTGGCCAGGGACATGGCCTCGGGCGTGCGCCGCTAG
- a CDS encoding endo-alpha-N-acetylgalactosaminidase family protein → MRPSPLTFAAALALAATAMTAPASADPGSAAVPSPGAEPTPTYELPSPETPPTGAPPPSPTAQNEPPRPARVARPIAISSPELRVELDPGFPRVLGYTDRASGATLGGSAGVPAVVLNGQARAATVALTGNDGATARYRLTFPDLGGVALGARIGVKGRVTTFRIDSVADTEAFRVNTIDLPGHDLVSVSSAQPGAATAFTRLDPNATRTADVFAQVTPGTAPEPNPVGATYAIVNTDRLAAAIETNSTYDRPSGVTDRDAARLWHQARRDAGGTVTVGVWSGQWTHRATGSPFTEEPPWARIVVTPDANGDGTLDWQDGAVAFRAIAVRAPGAERTRDRVVTHIPFNFSSQATHPFLRTLDDVKRISLATDGLGQLALLKGYQSEGHDAAHPDYGGNHNRRAGGLKDLNTLLKAGKDWNATFGAHINATESYPEARSFSEQLVDKAAKGWNWLDQAYLIDQRGDLTRGTLAGRLARLRAETDRNLAVLYVDVFRPFGWVADRTLAELREQGWQVSTEWSDKLERASLWSHWANDLDYGGVTNKGLNSQIIRFIRNDEKDVWNAHPILGNARIVEFEGWQAKNDFTAFYRNIWEHNLPVKFLQHYKIMDWNADEIVFSGGVRGTYRDGRRELFAGGHKVLDGGAYLLPWQGKYYHYNPAGGATTWDADRPMTVYRLTGQGRVAAGTVTPDHGKITLRAEAGVPYVLYPGRAPRQPDPDWGQGSGVRDPGFNGDRLTGWTVTGPVSVRQNDLGHRVALLGGGARARLEQRLTGLRPGRTYTASAFVEVEPGRTRETTLEIAGRAVTVSRSTARNYIASDEKHDTFFQRAKVTFTAPGTSATLRITAAAADGDVRVDDVRLFEREPAGDVETFESAEPGWGPFVKGDAGGSFDARTHLSERHEPYTQAGWNGKTIDDVLSGDWSLKAHEERQGLIYRTLPWTARFEPGHAYEVSFAYQSARAEAYQWVTGYDKGGSSVETRRTPIPERRTTGTFRERVVAGCGDVWVGLRSLKAEQAGADFVLDDFSVTDLGAAPDVQACGSLEVAPAGVFEQGAANEVVTTFTNLEDAPARDVRVTLDVPDGWTVTGDATGVVEPGGKLTTAWRVTPPADAFGSYELGAAAGYSVGGVAKRLAASATVRTLPRPPVADAYASDLEWVTADNGWGPVERDRSNGDTGEADGGPIVIGGRTFSKGLGTHAPARVRFHLGGACTEFTAFVGVDDVQAARGSVQFAVVADGVEKARSPVLRAADAAYELSADLTGARYVDLVAGDGGDGNGNDHADWGGARFTCG, encoded by the coding sequence ATGCGTCCCAGCCCCCTCACCTTCGCAGCGGCCCTCGCACTCGCGGCCACGGCCATGACCGCCCCGGCGTCCGCCGATCCTGGGTCGGCGGCCGTCCCGTCGCCCGGCGCGGAGCCCACCCCGACGTACGAGCTGCCCTCCCCGGAGACGCCGCCCACCGGAGCGCCCCCGCCCAGCCCCACCGCGCAGAACGAGCCGCCCAGGCCGGCGCGGGTGGCCCGGCCGATCGCGATCTCGTCCCCGGAGCTGCGCGTGGAGCTCGACCCGGGCTTCCCGCGCGTCCTCGGCTACACCGACCGGGCGAGCGGCGCCACGCTCGGCGGCAGCGCGGGCGTGCCCGCCGTCGTCCTCAACGGCCAGGCGCGGGCCGCCACCGTGGCGCTGACCGGGAACGACGGCGCGACCGCCCGCTACCGGCTGACCTTCCCCGATCTCGGCGGCGTCGCGCTCGGGGCGAGAATTGGGGTCAAGGGCCGGGTGACGACGTTCCGGATCGACTCGGTGGCCGACACCGAGGCGTTCCGCGTCAACACCATCGACCTGCCCGGCCATGACCTGGTGTCGGTGTCGAGCGCGCAGCCGGGCGCGGCGACCGCGTTCACCCGGCTGGACCCGAACGCCACCCGCACCGCCGACGTCTTCGCCCAGGTCACGCCGGGCACCGCGCCCGAGCCCAACCCGGTCGGGGCCACGTACGCGATCGTGAACACCGATCGGCTGGCCGCCGCGATCGAGACGAACTCCACCTACGACCGCCCCTCGGGCGTCACCGACCGGGACGCCGCCAGGCTCTGGCACCAGGCCAGGAGGGACGCCGGCGGCACGGTCACCGTGGGCGTGTGGAGCGGCCAGTGGACGCACCGCGCGACCGGCTCGCCGTTCACCGAGGAGCCGCCCTGGGCCAGGATCGTGGTCACACCCGACGCCAACGGCGACGGGACGCTCGACTGGCAGGACGGCGCGGTGGCGTTCAGGGCCATCGCCGTCAGGGCGCCCGGCGCCGAGCGGACCCGGGACCGCGTGGTCACGCACATCCCGTTCAACTTCTCCAGCCAGGCCACGCACCCGTTCCTGCGCACCCTGGACGACGTCAAGCGCATCTCGCTGGCCACCGACGGCCTCGGGCAGCTCGCGCTGCTCAAGGGCTACCAGTCGGAGGGCCACGACGCGGCGCACCCCGACTACGGCGGCAACCACAACCGCCGCGCGGGCGGGCTCAAGGACCTGAACACGCTGCTCAAGGCCGGCAAGGACTGGAACGCCACGTTCGGCGCGCACATCAACGCCACCGAGTCCTACCCCGAGGCCAGGAGCTTCAGCGAGCAGCTCGTCGACAAGGCCGCCAAGGGCTGGAACTGGCTCGACCAGGCGTACCTGATCGACCAGCGCGGCGACCTCACCAGGGGCACCCTGGCCGGGCGCCTCGCGCGGCTGCGCGCCGAGACCGACCGCAACCTCGCGGTGCTGTACGTGGACGTGTTCAGGCCGTTCGGCTGGGTGGCCGACCGCACGCTGGCCGAGCTGCGAGAGCAGGGCTGGCAGGTGAGCACGGAGTGGTCGGACAAGCTGGAACGCGCGTCCCTGTGGTCCCACTGGGCCAACGACCTCGACTACGGCGGGGTCACCAACAAGGGGCTGAACTCCCAGATCATCCGCTTCATCCGCAACGACGAGAAGGACGTCTGGAACGCCCACCCGATCCTCGGCAACGCCCGCATCGTCGAGTTCGAGGGCTGGCAGGCGAAGAACGACTTCACCGCGTTCTACCGCAACATCTGGGAGCACAACCTGCCGGTCAAGTTCCTGCAGCACTACAAGATCATGGACTGGAACGCGGACGAGATCGTCTTCTCCGGCGGCGTGCGCGGCACGTACCGGGACGGGAGGCGCGAGCTGTTCGCCGGCGGGCACAAGGTGCTCGACGGGGGCGCCTACCTGCTGCCGTGGCAGGGCAAGTACTACCACTACAACCCCGCGGGAGGGGCCACGACCTGGGACGCCGACCGGCCGATGACCGTCTACCGGCTCACCGGCCAGGGGCGGGTGGCCGCCGGCACGGTCACCCCGGACCACGGGAAGATCACGCTGCGGGCGGAGGCGGGCGTTCCGTACGTGCTCTACCCCGGCAGGGCGCCCCGGCAGCCGGACCCGGACTGGGGGCAGGGCAGCGGCGTGCGCGACCCCGGCTTCAACGGCGACCGGCTCACCGGCTGGACCGTCACGGGCCCCGTGAGCGTCCGCCAGAACGACCTGGGCCACCGGGTGGCGCTGCTCGGCGGCGGGGCGCGGGCGCGGCTGGAGCAGCGGCTGACGGGCCTGCGGCCCGGCCGCACCTACACCGCCTCGGCCTTCGTCGAGGTCGAGCCCGGCCGGACCCGCGAGACCACCCTGGAGATCGCCGGGCGGGCGGTGACCGTGAGCCGGTCCACGGCCAGGAACTACATCGCCTCCGACGAGAAGCACGACACCTTCTTCCAGCGGGCCAAGGTGACCTTCACCGCGCCCGGCACGTCCGCCACGCTGCGGATCACGGCCGCCGCCGCGGACGGGGACGTGCGGGTGGACGACGTGCGGCTGTTCGAGCGGGAGCCGGCCGGTGACGTGGAGACGTTCGAGTCGGCGGAGCCCGGCTGGGGGCCGTTCGTGAAGGGGGACGCGGGCGGGTCGTTCGACGCGCGCACGCACCTGTCCGAGCGGCACGAGCCGTACACGCAGGCCGGGTGGAACGGCAAGACCATCGACGACGTGCTGAGCGGCGACTGGTCGCTGAAGGCGCACGAGGAGCGCCAGGGGCTCATCTACCGCACGCTGCCGTGGACGGCGCGGTTCGAGCCAGGGCACGCGTACGAGGTGTCCTTCGCCTACCAGAGCGCCCGGGCGGAGGCGTACCAGTGGGTGACCGGCTACGACAAGGGCGGCTCCAGTGTCGAGACCCGGCGCACGCCCATCCCCGAGCGGCGGACCACGGGGACGTTCAGGGAGCGGGTGGTGGCGGGGTGCGGGGACGTGTGGGTCGGGCTGCGCTCGCTCAAGGCCGAGCAGGCCGGGGCCGACTTCGTCCTCGACGACTTCTCCGTGACCGACCTCGGCGCGGCGCCGGACGTTCAGGCGTGCGGGTCGCTGGAGGTGGCGCCCGCAGGCGTCTTCGAGCAGGGGGCGGCCAACGAGGTCGTCACCACGTTCACGAACCTCGAGGACGCGCCGGCGCGGGACGTGCGGGTGACGCTGGACGTACCGGACGGGTGGACGGTCACCGGCGACGCGACCGGCGTCGTCGAGCCCGGCGGGAAGCTGACCACGGCCTGGCGGGTCACCCCGCCCGCGGACGCCTTCGGGAGCTACGAGCTCGGCGCCGCGGCCGGCTACTCCGTGGGCGGCGTGGCGAAGCGGCTCGCCGCGTCCGCGACCGTGCGCACGCTGCCCCGGCCGCCCGTGGCGGACGCCTACGCGAGCGACCTGGAGTGGGTCACGGCGGACAACGGCTGGGGGCCGGTGGAGCGCGACCGGTCCAACGGCGACACCGGCGAGGCCGACGGCGGGCCGATCGTCATCGGGGGGCGGACGTTCTCCAAGGGGCTCGGCACGCACGCGCCGGCCAGGGTCCGCTTCCACCTGGGCGGCGCGTGCACGGAGTTCACGGCCTTCGTCGGGGTCGACGACGTGCAGGCCGCGCGGGGGTCCGTGCAGTTCGCCGTGGTGGCGGACGGGGTGGAGAAAGCGCGCAGCCCCGTCCTGCGGGCCGCCGACGCGGCGTACGAGCTGAGCGCGGACCTGACCGGAGCCCGTTACGTGGACCTGGTGGCAGGGGACGGCGGCGACGGGAATGGCAACGACCACGCCGACTGGGGCGGGGCCAGGTTCACGTGCGGCTGA
- a CDS encoding TetR/AcrR family transcriptional regulator — protein sequence MPVTVTSSARRAQIVRATIATIAELGYHQASFARIARSAGLSSTRLISYHFAGKDELIGEVIATIQGRLSAYLTERVSARRTAGAALETYIRSLVEYAGEHRAETRAAAEILLNHRPAATGLPELSTIERLLVWGQESGEFGAFNVRVTAMALQRALDGLPFLLEADPEADPAEYADGLSALFARAVRA from the coding sequence ATGCCAGTAACGGTCACGAGCTCCGCCAGACGGGCGCAGATCGTGAGGGCGACCATCGCGACGATCGCCGAGCTCGGCTACCACCAGGCGTCGTTCGCCCGGATCGCCCGGTCTGCCGGGCTCAGCAGCACCCGCCTGATCTCGTACCACTTCGCGGGCAAGGACGAGCTGATCGGCGAGGTGATCGCGACGATCCAGGGGCGGCTTTCGGCGTACCTGACCGAGCGGGTGAGCGCCCGGCGCACGGCCGGCGCGGCGCTGGAGACGTACATCCGCTCCCTGGTGGAGTACGCCGGCGAGCACCGCGCCGAGACGCGCGCCGCCGCGGAGATCCTCCTCAACCACCGCCCCGCGGCCACCGGCCTGCCGGAGCTGTCCACCATCGAGCGGTTGCTGGTCTGGGGGCAGGAGAGCGGGGAGTTCGGGGCGTTCAACGTGCGGGTGACCGCGATGGCGCTCCAGCGCGCGCTGGACGGGCTGCCGTTCCTGCTGGAGGCCGACCCGGAGGCGGACCCGGCCGAGTACGCCGACGGGCTGTCCGCGCTGTTCGCCAGGGCGGTCCGGGCCTGA
- a CDS encoding MauE/DoxX family redox-associated membrane protein: protein MTTVARLVLGGVLIAAGGLKIGNPADSVVAVKAYQLLPESIAVTVGYALPILEIVVGLLLVVGLLTRVAAVIAGLLMFAFVFGIAWAWAHGLRIDCGCFGGGGQLGVGEEPTYLLDILRDFGLVLLGAWAVRFPPGRFALDGALGLGGDNRIEGDDDDEQG, encoded by the coding sequence GTGACGACCGTCGCCCGGCTGGTCCTGGGCGGGGTGCTGATCGCGGCGGGAGGGCTCAAGATCGGCAACCCGGCCGACTCGGTCGTGGCGGTCAAGGCTTACCAGCTGCTGCCCGAGTCGATCGCCGTCACGGTGGGCTACGCCCTGCCGATCCTGGAGATCGTCGTCGGCCTGCTGCTGGTCGTCGGTCTGCTGACCAGGGTGGCCGCGGTGATCGCCGGGCTGCTCATGTTCGCCTTCGTGTTCGGCATCGCCTGGGCCTGGGCGCACGGCCTGCGGATCGACTGCGGCTGCTTCGGTGGCGGCGGCCAGCTGGGGGTAGGGGAGGAGCCGACGTACTTGCTCGACATCCTGCGCGACTTCGGGCTCGTGCTGCTCGGCGCCTGGGCGGTGCGTTTCCCGCCGGGCCGGTTCGCGCTCGACGGCGCCCTCGGACTGGGGGGCGACAATCGTATTGAAGGGGATGACGACGATGAGCAAGGCTGA
- a CDS encoding DsbA family protein codes for MSKAERTKTKTAREKIREQQAEARLRERRRRIATYVTAGAVAVAAVGLGWWYAASNSQAEEAAGALASVTVQPDGSVVMANQGVTTPVVDVYEDFQCPACKELERVSGQTFKNLAAEGKAKVVYHPITIFSQEPTKSNSVRAGSAARCVADGKQWLAFHDLLYQNQPSETEAGFTVDQLKNWGKQAGVTAPDFDQCVTTQKHADAQLSYSKKIIDAQKIDHTPTVKLNGKEIDNPVLFSPQDLREAITKAAK; via the coding sequence ATGAGCAAGGCTGAGCGCACCAAGACGAAGACGGCGCGCGAGAAGATCAGGGAACAGCAGGCCGAGGCCCGCCTCCGCGAAAGGCGCAGGCGCATCGCCACCTACGTGACCGCCGGGGCGGTCGCGGTGGCCGCCGTCGGGCTCGGCTGGTGGTACGCGGCCAGCAACTCGCAGGCGGAGGAGGCCGCCGGGGCGCTCGCGTCCGTCACGGTGCAGCCCGACGGCTCGGTCGTGATGGCCAACCAGGGCGTCACCACGCCCGTGGTCGACGTCTACGAGGACTTCCAGTGTCCCGCCTGCAAGGAGCTCGAGCGGGTCAGCGGCCAGACCTTCAAGAACCTCGCCGCCGAGGGCAAGGCCAAGGTCGTCTACCACCCGATCACGATCTTCTCCCAGGAGCCGACCAAGTCCAACTCCGTACGCGCGGGCAGCGCCGCCCGGTGCGTCGCCGACGGCAAGCAGTGGCTCGCCTTCCACGACCTGCTCTACCAGAACCAGCCGTCCGAGACCGAGGCCGGCTTCACGGTCGACCAGCTGAAGAACTGGGGCAAGCAGGCCGGGGTGACCGCGCCGGACTTCGACCAGTGCGTCACCACGCAGAAGCACGCCGACGCGCAGCTCTCGTACAGCAAGAAGATCATCGACGCGCAGAAGATCGACCATACGCCGACGGTGAAACTGAACGGCAAGGAAATCGACAATCCCGTACTCTTCAGCCCGCAAGATCTGCGCGAAGCGATTACGAAGGCGGCCAAGTAG
- the lgt gene encoding prolipoprotein diacylglyceryl transferase yields MLGVIVAVWLSERRWQARGGQKGTIVDIAVPAVIFGLIGGRLYHVITDWQTYFGSRAIKEPIQALFIWEGGLGIWGAISLGALGVWFAVRKRGISMSAVADTVAPGIAFAQAIGRWGNWFNQELYGSPTTLPWGLEIDVDHGGEPGVLYHPTFLYESLWDVALGFVLIFAGRRFALHHGRLFALYVAGYTAGRFWIEGLRIDPVGGVDHAVTFLGLRINQWTSIVLFVAALAYFWLSRKRDSVEIVAPAEPAEPAEPADPAHPADQADADSEDTRDRAAEEPASTDDGEDPPTPRPAAETSKDEAADDPAPATEKATAAEAADDGAPADEKAADGKATDAEVTDAPAPAADDATPADGVGAADPEVVTKEKNSR; encoded by the coding sequence GTGCTCGGCGTCATCGTCGCCGTCTGGCTGAGCGAGCGGCGCTGGCAAGCCCGCGGTGGCCAGAAGGGGACGATCGTCGACATCGCGGTCCCCGCGGTCATCTTCGGCCTGATCGGCGGCCGCCTCTACCACGTCATCACCGACTGGCAGACCTACTTCGGCAGCCGCGCGATCAAGGAGCCCATCCAGGCGCTGTTCATCTGGGAGGGCGGCCTCGGCATCTGGGGCGCGATCTCACTCGGCGCGCTCGGCGTCTGGTTCGCCGTGCGCAAACGCGGCATCTCCATGAGCGCCGTCGCCGACACGGTCGCGCCCGGCATCGCCTTCGCCCAGGCCATCGGCCGCTGGGGCAACTGGTTCAACCAGGAGCTCTACGGCTCGCCGACCACGCTGCCGTGGGGCCTGGAGATCGACGTCGACCACGGGGGCGAGCCGGGGGTGCTCTACCACCCGACCTTCCTGTACGAGTCGCTGTGGGACGTGGCGCTCGGCTTCGTGCTCATCTTCGCGGGCCGGCGCTTCGCCCTGCACCACGGGCGGCTGTTCGCCCTCTACGTCGCCGGCTACACGGCGGGCCGCTTCTGGATCGAAGGGCTGCGCATCGACCCGGTCGGCGGCGTGGACCACGCGGTGACGTTCCTCGGGCTGCGGATCAACCAGTGGACCTCGATCGTGCTGTTCGTGGCGGCGCTGGCGTACTTCTGGCTGTCCAGGAAGCGCGACAGCGTGGAGATCGTGGCCCCGGCCGAGCCGGCCGAGCCGGCCGAGCCGGCCGACCCGGCACACCCCGCCGACCAGGCGGACGCCGACTCCGAGGACACGCGGGACAGGGCGGCGGAGGAGCCCGCCTCGACCGACGACGGCGAGGACCCCCCGACCCCTCGACCAGCGGCCGAGACGTCCAAGGACGAAGCCGCGGACGACCCGGCTCCGGCGACCGAGAAGGCCACGGCCGCCGAAGCCGCGGACGATGGGGCACCGGCGGACGAGAAGGCCGCAGACGGGAAGGCCACGGACGCGGAAGTCACGGACGCTCCGGCGCCCGCGGCGGATGATGCGACCCCCGCCGACGGGGTAGGGGCAGCCGACCCCGAAGTCGTGACGAAGGAGAAGAACTCGCGATGA
- a CDS encoding VIT1/CCC1 transporter family protein, producing MSDRAEIHHQHRDVTGGWLRPSVFGAMDGLVSNFALIAGVAGGTTNTKVIALGGVAGLAAGALSMAGGEYVSVASQRELAQAEIAVERRELARHPDDEQAELAQTFVDKGVEPGLAAEVSRQISRNPDRALEVHAQNELGVAPGELPSPVVAAVSSFLSFGLGAVLPLLPYLFGASDLVLSAAVSCVALFAAGALVSAVTARSWWFSGLRQLVVGAIAAAVTFGLGNLIGAAGL from the coding sequence ATGAGTGATCGCGCGGAGATCCACCACCAGCATCGCGACGTCACCGGAGGCTGGTTGCGGCCCTCGGTGTTCGGCGCGATGGACGGCCTGGTGTCGAACTTCGCGCTCATCGCGGGTGTCGCGGGCGGCACGACCAACACGAAGGTCATCGCCCTCGGAGGCGTCGCCGGGCTCGCCGCCGGAGCGCTGTCCATGGCGGGCGGCGAGTACGTCTCGGTCGCCAGCCAGCGCGAGCTGGCCCAGGCCGAGATCGCCGTCGAGCGGCGCGAGCTCGCCCGCCACCCTGACGACGAGCAGGCGGAGCTGGCACAGACGTTCGTCGACAAGGGCGTGGAGCCCGGCCTGGCCGCCGAGGTGTCCAGGCAGATCTCCCGCAACCCGGACCGCGCGCTGGAGGTCCACGCTCAGAACGAACTGGGCGTCGCCCCCGGCGAGCTGCCCTCCCCGGTGGTGGCCGCGGTGTCGTCGTTCCTGTCGTTCGGCTTGGGGGCGGTGCTGCCCCTGCTGCCGTACCTGTTCGGCGCCAGTGACCTGGTGCTGTCGGCCGCGGTGTCCTGCGTCGCCCTGTTCGCGGCGGGCGCGCTGGTCTCGGCGGTGACGGCGCGCAGTTGGTGGTTCTCAGGGCTGCGCCAGCTCGTGGTGGGCGCGATCGCCGCGGCGGTCACGTTCGGCCTCGGCAACCTGATCGGCGCGGCGGGCCTGTGA
- a CDS encoding bis-aminopropyl spermidine synthase family protein, producing MERDGVERLLAEAGPDSRRLRHALTLLCDAQWWTLADLVRETATSRRTVETLLRELPLERKGDGFRIPLTHVNDYQDLLALAPPPEDPVAHLLPHYASELTRLKDLVARAPRARHVLDHVSATPETILRRALLLGARFWLPGTRLLCVGDHDLTSLAVKLVHPETDVTVVDIDERILAYIDAQRLGVRTRWADLRLGLPASARDHDLALTDPPYTPEGTGLFVARAAEGLTDNGRILLAYGASERTPMLAFKVQQALADLNLAYEAIYPDFNRYFGAEAIGSAADLYILRPTTKTRPAVTSRLSRQTTTIYTQGPQSVESAHNALSAPQEAIQGFDPDLLVGEWPKDLTQPRVRLSTWLSKPYAATLDRVAVALPPGLEAALPRILLATRASHVRVVGSDLPPLPDVLSTVYKLSAGGDVLDAVRLPQPPGDAASVLRRILDNGHAKLANTWREALIAVARTQGSALTKNEARTLIAEAAPWSEGLTPLDAPLHRLSTLPEAVTTTISALTTTT from the coding sequence ATGGAGCGTGACGGGGTGGAGCGCCTGCTCGCGGAGGCAGGGCCGGACAGCAGGCGGTTGCGGCACGCCCTGACCCTGCTGTGCGACGCCCAGTGGTGGACGCTGGCCGATCTGGTCAGGGAGACCGCCACGTCCCGGCGTACCGTCGAGACGCTCCTGCGCGAGCTCCCCCTGGAGCGGAAGGGCGACGGGTTCCGGATCCCGCTGACCCACGTCAACGACTACCAGGACCTTCTCGCGCTGGCCCCGCCGCCGGAGGATCCGGTGGCCCACCTGCTCCCCCATTACGCCTCCGAGCTCACCCGCCTCAAGGACCTCGTGGCCCGGGCCCCGCGCGCCCGCCACGTACTCGACCACGTCTCGGCCACCCCCGAGACGATCCTGAGGCGGGCGCTGCTGCTCGGCGCCCGTTTCTGGCTCCCGGGCACGCGCCTGCTGTGCGTGGGCGACCACGACCTGACCTCGCTGGCCGTCAAGCTGGTCCATCCGGAGACCGACGTCACGGTGGTCGACATCGACGAGCGCATCCTGGCCTACATCGACGCCCAGCGTCTGGGGGTGCGCACCCGCTGGGCCGACCTGCGCCTCGGCCTGCCCGCGTCCGCCCGCGACCACGACCTCGCGCTCACCGACCCGCCGTACACGCCGGAGGGCACGGGCCTGTTCGTGGCGCGCGCCGCCGAGGGGCTGACGGACAACGGCCGCATCCTGCTCGCATACGGCGCCAGCGAACGTACCCCGATGCTGGCCTTCAAGGTCCAGCAGGCCCTGGCGGACCTCAACCTCGCCTACGAAGCCATCTATCCCGACTTCAACCGATATTTCGGGGCAGAAGCCATCGGCTCGGCCGCCGACCTGTACATCCTCCGCCCCACCACCAAGACGCGCCCGGCCGTGACGTCCCGCCTGAGCCGTCAAACCACCACTATCTACACCCAAGGCCCACAATCGGTCGAAAGCGCCCATAACGCCCTCTCAGCCCCGCAGGAGGCCATCCAGGGCTTCGACCCCGACCTGCTGGTGGGCGAATGGCCCAAGGACCTCACCCAGCCTCGGGTCCGGCTCTCGACCTGGCTCTCCAAGCCGTACGCCGCTACCCTGGACCGCGTGGCCGTGGCCCTGCCCCCGGGCCTGGAGGCCGCCCTCCCCCGCATCCTCCTGGCGACCCGCGCTTCCCACGTACGCGTGGTGGGCTCCGACCTCCCGCCGCTCCCTGACGTGCTGTCCACGGTCTACAAGCTGAGCGCCGGCGGCGACGTCCTGGACGCCGTACGCCTGCCGCAACCGCCCGGCGACGCGGCCTCGGTGCTGCGCAGGATCCTGGACAACGGGCACGCCAAACTGGCCAACACCTGGCGCGAGGCCCTGATCGCGGTGGCCCGCACCCAGGGCTCGGCTCTGACCAAGAACGAGGCCCGCACCCTCATCGCCGAAGCCGCCCCATGGTCAGAAGGCCTGACCCCCCTGGACGCCCCCCTCCACCGCCTGTCCACCCTCCCGGAAGCAGTCACCACAACCATCTCCGCCCTGACCACAACCACCTGA